Below is a genomic region from Candidatus Obscuribacterales bacterium.
ACTTCTTCCACTGCCACTCGCCGGTGGCTGTATGTTTCGAGATTTCAAAATAGACGTGAGAAAGCGGTCTGCGAGGAGTTATCTTAAGCGGCATGTCCGCTTCTTTTGGCGTCCTGTCGCCTTTTTTCACATTGCAGCGCAAGCAGGCAGCAACAACGTTGTCCCAGGCATCTATTCCGCCCCGGCTGCGAGGCGTAATGTGGTCTATAGTCAGGTCGTGCTTGCGGACACCGCAGTACTGGCACGTGTAATTATCCCGGTGCATTACATTGCGCCGGGATAAGCTGATTTCTTTATACGGGATTTTGACGTAATTCCTCAACCGGATTACCGAAGGCAGAGGGAAATCCGTGTAAATGACTTTGCCGTTGTGTTCAATTTGCTCAGCCTTACCCTTCAGGAGAAGGACAACGGCACGGCGCCAACTACAAATGTTTAGAGGTTCATATGAGGCATTTAATACAAGTACTTTAGACAAAACGCGACCTCTAAGTTGATGCCTCCCTATCCCTCGAAAAACCCCTTACAGACTTGCACTTGGACCATATTTAGGATTTCTTCAAGTTTCATTTATTATAACGATTAAAACGTGTACTTGTCCATCAAATACTACTTCCAAAGCCCATTATGCTAGAATCATCGAGGTTGTCCTGTCTGGACAGCCTGACTTTTCATCGCCGCAGATTGGCGAGAGGAGGCGCTCCACTTGTAGGGTTCTACAAGAAGCGAAGCAAGGATTGCGATGAGCAATCCGCTAGCGGAGCGATGCCGGAAAGCCGGCAGGCAAGCGAAGGTGTAGACGTAGCGTTATAACGCGTAGTCGGAACCGGAGCGTTAAAGAAGGTGCTGCGAACAGCACCGGATTGCAATAAGGAAAAGCAGCAATGTATGCGTTAAAAGGAGAAAGAACAACCTTGTCACAAGCAACTATGAGACAACTATTGGAAGCCGGCGTCCACTTCGGACACCAGACCAGACGCTGGAACCCAAAAATGCGCCCGTATATTTTCGGTGAGCGCAACGGCATTTACATCATCGACCTCGAACAGACCTCACGTGCTCTAGAAAAAGCATGCGATTTCATCAAGAAGTCTGCCTCCGAGCGCAAGAACATTGTTTTCGTCGGCACCAAGAAGCAAGCTGCCGATATAGTCGAAGAAGAAGCAAAAAGAGCAGGTGCTCACTACGTCAACCGCCGCTGGTTGGGTGGCATGCTCACCAACTTCGAAACCATTCGTCTGCGCATTAACCGCTTGAAAGAGCTGGAAGAAATGCGTGACACCGGCGAATTTTATCGCCGCCCCAAGAAAGAAGTTGCCGTTTTGAACCGCGAATTGACCAAGCTCGAGAAGACCTTGGGTGGATTGAAGAACATGCGCGGCAAACCGGACATCTTGTTCATTATCGATCAAAAGCGTGAGTTAATCGCTGTCACCGAAGCTCAAAAGCTCGGCATCACCACAGTAGGAATCATCGATACCAACTGCGATCCGGACGGCATCAACTACGTAATTCCAGGCAACGATGACTCTATTCGTTCCATCAAATTGATCACCGGCAAAATTGCTGATGCCATCATCGAAGGACGCGAAGGATCCGGCATTAGCCCAATCATCGACGCCGAAAGAATAACAGTTGCAGACACAGCTCAAGTACCTGAGTTGGTTCCAGTCGGTGGAGCAGCAATTCACCTCGATGAGAAAGACCAAGCAATGGTCGACTCCATCGAAGATGAGATGAGCACTTAATTTGCTGACTAGAACGACAAAACTAAGTTAAATACAAGAGGACATAATGAGCACAATGGTAGAAATTTCCGCCACCATGGTTAAAGAGTTGCGCGAGAGATCCGGCGCAGCAATGATGGATTGCAAAAAAGCACTGGTAGAAACATCCGGTGATTTTGAAAAAGCCTTCGAGTGGCTTCGCCAAAAAGGCGTAGCTGTTGCCCAGAAGAAGTCTGCTCGCAGCGCTTCTGAAGGTTTGGTGGTAGCTAAGGTTGCCGACAACGGCAAAACAGGATCAATCGCTGAAATCAATTGCGAAACAGACTTCGTTGCTCGCAACGATGAGTTCGTTCAATTGACCAAAGACTTGGTTGAATTGGCTCTTGCTGAAAAGGCCGCTTCTGCAGATGATCTTTTGAACAAATCAATCAAAGGCATCAAAGTCTCGGACTACATCACTGAAAGAATCGCCAAAACAGGTGAAAACATCATCGTCAGACGCGCAGCTTCCGTTGATCTCGGTGGCAAGCACGGCGTTATTGGACTTTACGTCCATGCTCTGGGCGGCAAAATGGGTGCTCTTGTAGCAATTGAAAGCAACAAGGACTTGAATGGCGCAGCACTAGGCGACACGGCTAAGGACTTGGCTATGCACATTGTTTCTGCCAAACCACAATTTGTCAGCCGCAATGAAATTCCAGCAGACGTTATCGAAAACGAGAAGCGTATTGAATCTGGTAAAGCCGACTTGGCTGAGAAAAAGCCTGAAATGCGCGAGAAGATTGTTCAAGGTCGCGTGGATAAGCTAATGGCAGAGCGCTGTCTCTTAGAGCAGCCTTTTGTTAAGGATCCAAGCCAAACGATCGCACAGTTTTTGGCCAAGAAAGGTTCCGAAATTGGAGCCGAACTCAAGCCTACAAGCTTTGTGATGTTCATTCTCGGCGAAAGCGAA
It encodes:
- the rpsB gene encoding 30S ribosomal protein S2, with product MSQATMRQLLEAGVHFGHQTRRWNPKMRPYIFGERNGIYIIDLEQTSRALEKACDFIKKSASERKNIVFVGTKKQAADIVEEEAKRAGAHYVNRRWLGGMLTNFETIRLRINRLKELEEMRDTGEFYRRPKKEVAVLNRELTKLEKTLGGLKNMRGKPDILFIIDQKRELIAVTEAQKLGITTVGIIDTNCDPDGINYVIPGNDDSIRSIKLITGKIADAIIEGREGSGISPIIDAERITVADTAQVPELVPVGGAAIHLDEKDQAMVDSIEDEMST
- a CDS encoding HNH endonuclease yields the protein MSKVLVLNASYEPLNICSWRRAVVLLLKGKAEQIEHNGKVIYTDFPLPSVIRLRNYVKIPYKEISLSRRNVMHRDNYTCQYCGVRKHDLTIDHITPRSRGGIDAWDNVVAACLRCNVKKGDRTPKEADMPLKITPRRPLSHVYFEISKHTATGEWQWKKYIIGA
- the tsf gene encoding translation elongation factor Ts is translated as MSTMVEISATMVKELRERSGAAMMDCKKALVETSGDFEKAFEWLRQKGVAVAQKKSARSASEGLVVAKVADNGKTGSIAEINCETDFVARNDEFVQLTKDLVELALAEKAASADDLLNKSIKGIKVSDYITERIAKTGENIIVRRAASVDLGGKHGVIGLYVHALGGKMGALVAIESNKDLNGAALGDTAKDLAMHIVSAKPQFVSRNEIPADVIENEKRIESGKADLAEKKPEMREKIVQGRVDKLMAERCLLEQPFVKDPSQTIAQFLAKKGSEIGAELKPTSFVMFILGESEA